The DNA region TCTTCTGAGCTGTCTATAGCTTTTATATCGGTGATGCCAAATTTTCCTTCTGTTAATGTACCTGTTTTGTCAAATACTACGGCATTTAGTTTTCTCGCATTCTCAAATGCGCTTCTATTTCTTATGAGCAAACCTCTTTTTGCACCAATACTCGTTGATACTGCTGTAACAAGGGGCGTGGCTAATCCTAGAGCATGGGGACAAGATATTATGATGACTGTTACGGCTCTCTCAATTGCAAAGCTTAGATCCTTCCCAAGCGCCATCCAAACTATAAAAGTTGTTGTACCTGCTGTAACTGCTAAATAAAACAACCATTTTGCAGCAATATCTGCTAATCTTTGCGTCTGTGATTTGGATTCCTGTGCTTCTTTAACCAGTTTCACAACTTGAGATAAAAACGTATCATCACCGGTTTTACTTACTTTGAATTTTAATATTCCTTCTCCATTGATTGAACCACCAATGATTTCAGCATTACTTGCTTTTTCAACTGGAACAGATTCACCTGTTATCATGGATTCATCTACCTCTGAATCACCATCATAGACTATACCATCTATTGGGATTTTCTCACCTGGTTTCACTAAAACTTTGTCACCCTCTTTTAATTGACTTACAGGAACCACCTTAGTTTCACCATTTTCTTGAATAAAATGTGCTTCCTCCGGCATGAGTTTAAGTAATTCATCCAGTGCTCTAGAGGCTCTCATGACAGACTTCATCTCTATCCAATGCCCTAAAAGCATGACGACAATAAGTGTAGCTAGCTCCCAGAAGAAGTCATTTCCTATAGACATGAAAACTGCAAATGAGCTATATACATAGGCTACTGTAACTGCAAAGGCAATAAGTGTCATCATACCTGGTTCTTTTGCTTTAATCTCATCTTTAGCACCTTGGAAGAAGGGTTTGCCACCATAAATAGATAAAATGGTAGAAAGGGTAAATAATATATATAGATCGCCTGTGAATCTCCAATCAACGCCCATAAACATTTGTATCATTGGTGATAAAATTAAAATGGGCACCATGAGTACAAGAGAAACAAAAAATCTTCTCTTAAAGTCTTCTGCCATCATAGCATGATGGTCTTGATGTTGATCTTGATGCATTTCATGGTTGTGCTCCTCGTGGTTATGTTTTTCATGGTTATGATCTTCATGGGTATGTTCCTCATGGTTATTATTTTCTTTTATTTTTCTCACTCCTTTTAAACAGTTGAACTAATAACAAGTAATCCAACACTTACAATTCTTCTATTATATTTTACTAGAATTCCAGTCATCTTATTTAAATTCTAACATTTAACACTATGGGGTTCAACAAAACAATTTTTTAGGGAAGCGTGACGGCGTTTCGCTTTGAGCTAATTTGGTTTTTATGGTATAATAAATGATATCATTGATATTCATTATCAATATGGTCTGTGGCAATCACGATTCTATTTGAGATTAGGAGATGAATTATGAGTATCGTTTTTGATTCAAAACTTGAAATAATTGAATCCTACTATATCATAAGAATTCCTTCGACTTCTAGTGAAAAGCTCCCTTCCCGTGGCATGGTCATGATTGAGGGGATTCTTAATGGGGTAGCTTTTCATACACCAGTTGAACCGGACGGTAAAGGAAGTCATTGGTTTAAATTAGATGAAAACTTGATCAAAGATGTGGAAGTATCCGCTGGTGATACAGTATCTTTAAGCATTGAGCCGGTCAGTGATTGGTATGAACCTGATATGCCTGAGGATTTTATGATAGCCATTCATGAAGCAGGCCTAATCGACCGTTGGAAGGAGATTACGCCCAAAGCAAAATGGGATTGGTTGCGCTTTATTCGTTCAACAAAGAACCCATCGACCCATCAAAGAAGAATTGAGGTAGCATGCTCAAAATTGCAAAAAGGAGATACAAGACCTTGCTGTTTTGACAGAAGCCGTTGCACCATTATGGATGTATCCAAATCCGGCATATTATTGGATTAGTTATTATTTCATCATTAAAGGAGCATTATTGGTCAGGAAAGAGTCTAACCTCATTCCATGAATAATAATGCTCCTTAAAAATTCTGATTATATCATGATTTTCTTTATCCGATTTATTGTATGAATTTTTCTATCGTGCCAACCATCCACCATCAACAGCAATGGTATAACCATTCACATAAGAGGATGCTTCAGATGCTAAGAAAACAATCGGACCTTTTAGATCGGATGGTAGTCCC from Petrocella atlantisensis includes:
- a CDS encoding copper-translocating P-type ATPase; amino-acid sequence: MRKIKENNNHEEHTHEDHNHEKHNHEEHNHEMHQDQHQDHHAMMAEDFKRRFFVSLVLMVPILILSPMIQMFMGVDWRFTGDLYILFTLSTILSIYGGKPFFQGAKDEIKAKEPGMMTLIAFAVTVAYVYSSFAVFMSIGNDFFWELATLIVVMLLGHWIEMKSVMRASRALDELLKLMPEEAHFIQENGETKVVPVSQLKEGDKVLVKPGEKIPIDGIVYDGDSEVDESMITGESVPVEKASNAEIIGGSINGEGILKFKVSKTGDDTFLSQVVKLVKEAQESKSQTQRLADIAAKWLFYLAVTAGTTTFIVWMALGKDLSFAIERAVTVIIISCPHALGLATPLVTAVSTSIGAKRGLLIRNRSAFENARKLNAVVFDKTGTLTEGKFGITDIKAIDSSEDELLTMAYSVESNSEHPIAKGIVNEGKNRSLELKEVSHYQNLTGKGLQAEVEGKEIMVVSPGYMKSEKIEFDENHYEELAQQGKTVVFVLENHRLMGYIALSDIVRTTAKEAVETLRTMGIESIMLTGDNERVAAYVGEALKIDTVISEVLPQEKSEKIDELISKGKKVAMTGDGVNDAPSLAKADLGIAIGAGTDVAIETADIILVKSNPLDVVSIIKLSKATYKKMIQNLIWATGYNIIALPLAAGILYNQGILISPALGAVLMSLSTIIVSINARFLKID
- a CDS encoding DUF1905 domain-containing protein, translated to MSIVFDSKLEIIESYYIIRIPSTSSEKLPSRGMVMIEGILNGVAFHTPVEPDGKGSHWFKLDENLIKDVEVSAGDTVSLSIEPVSDWYEPDMPEDFMIAIHEAGLIDRWKEITPKAKWDWLRFIRSTKNPSTHQRRIEVACSKLQKGDTRPCCFDRSRCTIMDVSKSGILLD